The Theileria parva strain Muguga chromosome 1, complete sequence, whole genome shotgun sequence DNA window GAGAACAACAAtcaagtaatttttagtcattttATTCCTTTTAAGGATTGTCTAACTTTCGTAAAAGGCTATCACGACTACGGCGTCAAGTGGTCACCGATAtggttattttttaaacacaCAAAAATTTCAGGATCGTATTAATCAGTTCATGGACATTGAGAAGAATCTAGCAATTAGTAGGTTAATATAGTTTAATTTCTAGACGCCAGGGGTAAACTGTTTCAAACTGCTCTATCTAGGAATGTACTACCAATTAAAACAGGTAATTAACTTATGAATATACAGATACCCTAGTGTGTaataactgtaaaataaaattaatattttacagataaaaatgagaaGAACAGGGAACCAATTCGCTTGTATGACAATGTCACAAACGATATTCctcatttaaattatttgtacaAAATGAACcagtaattttatacctttcattttatacattCTTCATTGAAAAGGAGTTATCTACTTGAAAACTCCATCTTTAAAGGAATACAGTGAGAGAGAGTGTTTATCAGGGAATACAATTCAAAGTGTGTCATGTCCGTTGGTGTTATGCCTTTGCATATGTAGTGCGCAAGTGAATTTATGTACGGAAGTACTTCCACGGACTTTTTTGAGTTTTCAAGGAAGTTTATGTGGAAGTTTATGCCACGTTTGCACTCTAATTTTGAAATTGGAGGAATCGGTATGTCAAGTTCCACGAGAGCTTCTAGTTCGTACAGCATGAATAAGAGTGCTTCCTTGCAGGTGTTATCTCTAACTTGTTTTTCTTCATTGTTCAGTTCCGACTTATAGTGGTCAATTAGATCCTTATAGTCTACGGGGTATTCATGGTCATCTACCACACTTTCGTTAGAATACAAACTCTTGAAATTCGTCTTACTAGACCTCGTTTCAAACCTGACATCTTCTTCCTTGAGTTTATTTGGCACATAATCCAACTTATCTTTGATAGAGGTTGAGGTTTGAATCCTTTCGTTTGCAAGGATATTCTTTGTCTCCTTTGGGTTGTTTTGGTTGGATTGTTGCTGTAAGTTAATTCTCAACTGAGAAATTGGCTTAATTACGTCTTTCAAGGATATGTCGGGATAATTTGGTAACTCTGATTTGTTGGTAGGTTTCTGTGAGTTTCTGAAAGCGATTGCTAGTTTTCTAGCCCCTTCGAACCCATGCTTGTTTATTGAAAATATCTTCTCAATTCTTTTGCACTTTTTGTACGCCTGACCTACCCAACCCATTCTTCGTACAGTTGAGTTAAACCATACTCCTCTTATCTTTGGTAGTAGTTTGCTCTGTCGAATATAAGATTGCCTCAATTCTTCAGAGATCACATAAACATTTTCTGTTTCCGATGCttttttttctttttctAATACTTGTTCCTTGATCGGTAAGTTGTCAGGTGATTGTTCTTGTTCTTCAAATGAAGACCCCTGTGCTTTCTCCAAGAGTTCCTTGGTCTCCTCAACCAGTTGTTCCTTTGTAACTTCCTCTAACTCTTTCTCCTTTTCCAATAACTGGTCCTTATCAAAGGGAAATTCCTCCTTTTCAGGATCTTTGAGAGTTGACTCCTCAGTGTTTAGTGAAGAGTCATTTGTTTTTAATGAAAAGTCACAGTTATCGTTCAAGGAAGTTATGTAATCATCACTGGTTGTATAATTGTCAATAGTCTCGTAGTTGTCGCTGACTTCGTAATTATCTATGGTTTCATAGTTAAAGTTACTCAGAACTTCACTTGATGATGTTAATCTGGTATCTGTATCGTTCTTGTCCTTAAGGGTATCCCTAACCTTATCATCTAAGTTAGCATTCTCGTTAACTTTGTAATCATTTTCGTCATAAACTTCTTTCAAATTAGTGAAATTTTCCTCGAGTTCACTGCTTTCCTTGTAAATTTCACTCAAATTGTCATCCTTTTGAAAGTCGACATCACTTGAATAGTAacctaatttatcatattcaTAGGGATTTAGGCTATTCCTTCCACGTTTTTTAGGTCTAAGTGCCTCGGCTtcttcaaaatttaaatcagaAGAGTCATAAGCTTTGTATGATTCGTTTAGTAAGGGCTCAGTGTCAACTGAATTGTCGTCAAATACTCCAAACTTTGTGGCTTTCATGATAAGCTACGTTTGATTTAAAGAGATATTTTACATTCAGGGAgatttactatatattcTAGTAAAAATATGGTACAGAGttacaaatataatacaaaagGGAGGTGGATATATTTACGGGGTGTAAATCATtccattttaaaaaactgTCTTATGAAGTTTAGCAAACCAAAATTTTCTGGTTTCTAATATTCTAGATAAGATTCAAATTAAAGTAAAGCACATTCGGATGTGTTAAACTATGTGTAATGTTTTGGGAGTGGTTTCACGTATTCTCAATTTAGAAAAGgaaactaaataataacatcAACTAAGATTAGACAAAATGcaaaatgtgttaatataaCGTAAAATTTAAGTGAATTTAAGAAGGAAGAATTAAAATAGGTATAGAAGTTTGAACTCTCAAATGATGAagaaaatacaaataacGAGAATAcaactaaattattttaaatttagggCAAACGACAAAATGTGCAAAGGTGTGCACGTGGAACATAATTACGTTGTCTAAACGGGGATAAAGATGTGTAAGAGGCTATGAAGGTGGTAAATGCGTAAAATTGCGCATGCATGCTTCAAAATAGACACATTAGAAAACATTCTGcattaatgtgtaaggaATTAATCACGATAATTCATAATAGGATTTTATGGGCagattaaaatgaaatttttttaaaataatctaGGATTAATCCTAGAAGTGGATATCGGCACTTACATCTTGGTGCAAACAGTTATAAGTTATAAAacgtaaatttattatgtattttaacaaataaacAATTGATTTGGACAATGTGTGTATGTATTAATACAACATCCCTAAACTTCCACTGTGTAAACAACCCTGATGTTGTGCTAATTATGTTCCACTATAAAATACTAGAtttaataaacataaatttttatgaaatgtacattaataaaaaatatttaatgtgcTGGAGGGAAATTCCAGGGGGTAGGTTTGGCCTCCTCAGAATCGATATCTGTATCTTGGCCTTCTGGTCTTTCTATTCTCTTTAATTTCCTTCTCCATGGAGTTAAATccatctaaaaataatttaaacaaataaataagttaCTATTTGATTTTGCTGGGTCGGAACAGTATCTGGTTTCCTGTTATATGTGTAAGAGCCTCCGTGTATGTGTGGTTCTGTTGGATCCGGTTTCATTCTCATATGGTCAACGTTTTGATTTAGCTCTGGAATAATTTCCCAATCATCATCTAAAGCTTtcaaatttgtataaatcCGTACCTGCTAATAAATTCGGTATGGGCAGCTTCCATGCCTCCTCGTATTCTCCCGTATATGGGTCGTTTTTTctatttggtaaataactaaaatcTGATTTCTTTCCGTAATGTACATTCTTCTTTGTTATTGATGGATTCTTTCCCAGCTCGAAGTCCATACCCATCATCTTAACCTCGTCTGGAACTGAGTGTTCAAGTGTCACTATTGCCTTCTTATACATAGGCCCATTTCTGTAATATTTAGGTAGTCTACTTGAAAAGTCTCTTTTTATTCTAGGTATTTTAATTAGTGTGTTAACTTTAATGACCTTGGCATCGTAAAGCTTCCTTAAATACTCCCTTATCTCAAACTTGGTAAGGTTTATTGGAACTCTTAGGGCAAGTCTGTTCCGTTCTAGAAACGCTCCTGTTCTGTGAACACATATATTTTGCCATGGAAAGAAAATGTTCCTACACAATATATATGAGGTTAATGTACCTTGGAGATTTAGGCGGAGATGAAAGAATTCTGGTCAAAAACATAAGTGGATatcatataaaattaagtgaAAGATATAATGTTACAAGTGTATAAGATTCCACCCATGAATCTTAAGGAAGGCATCCATCCAATTTACATATTCTCGTTTTCCAAACTTCGGACTTAAATTGAAGTAATAATAGGGCTTATTCGAGATATAAACATTCTGaatgaaaat harbors:
- a CDS encoding AP2-coincident C-terminal family protein, which codes for MKATKFGVFDDNSVDTEPLLNESYKAYDSSDLNFEEAEALRPKKRGRNSLNPYEYDKLGYYSSDVDFQKDDNLSEIYKESSELEENFTNLKEVYDENDYKVNENANLDDKVRDTLKDKNDTDTRLTSSSEVLSNFNYETIDNYEVSDNYETIDNYTTSDDYITSLNDNCDFSLKTNDSSLNTEESTLKDPEKEEFPFDKDQLLEKEKELEEVTKEQLVEETKELLEKAQGSSFEEQEQSPDNLPIKEQVLEKEKKASETENVYVISEELRQSYIRQSKLLPKIRGVWFNSTVRRMGWVGQAYKKCKRIEKIFSINKHGFEGARKLAIAFRNSQKPTNKSELPNYPDISLKDVIKPISQLRINLQQQSNQNNPKETKNILANERIQTSTSIKDKLDYVPNKLKEEDVRFETRSSKTNFKSLYSNESVVDDHEYPVDYKDLIDHYKSELNNEEKQVRDNTCKEALLFMLYELEALVELDIPIPPISKLECKRGINFHINFLENSKKSVEVLPYINSLAHYICKGITPTDMTHFELYSLINTLSHCIPLKMEFSSR
- a CDS encoding Ribosomal protein L23 family protein, whose product is MFLTRILSSPPKSPRNIFFPWQNICVHRTGAFLERNRLALRVPINLTKFEIREYLRKLYDAKVIKVNTLIKIPRIKRDFSSRLPKYYRNGPMYKKAIVTLEHSVPDEVKMMGMDFELGKNPSITKKNVHYGKKSDFSYLPNRKNDPYTGEYEEAWKLPIPNLLADDDWEIIPELNQNVDHMRMKPDPTEPHIHGGSYTYNRKPDTVPTQQNQIMDLTPWRRKLKRIERPEGQDTDIDSEEAKPTPWNFPPAH